Proteins encoded together in one Cryptosporangium minutisporangium window:
- a CDS encoding sugar kinase: MGPLSAVGTAGTVVCVGEAMAVLTPADDVPLADASTFVRTIGGAELNVALTLARLGVPTAWLSRLGDDGFGQHVAAVARAAGVDVSAVEFDRTRPTGLYVKTPGTAPDGSRRSAMLYYRAGSAASALSPAYLERPEVAALLGRAGVVHVSGITAGLSDSAAAFCDALPGNARLSVDLNYRPALWRDRDDAPLRRLLSRADEVQLGADEATAVFGTADPDALLRALPRAARILLKREEHGVLVLEPGAPVRHVPALPVDVVEPVGAGDAFAAGYLAGQWHGLDVVDAVRLGHRCAAAALTVREDRPVTLPAWEGLAG, from the coding sequence GTGGGCCCCCTCAGCGCCGTCGGCACGGCCGGCACCGTCGTCTGCGTCGGCGAGGCGATGGCCGTGCTCACGCCGGCCGACGACGTCCCGCTCGCCGACGCGTCCACGTTCGTCCGCACGATCGGCGGAGCCGAACTCAACGTCGCGCTGACCCTGGCCCGGCTCGGTGTCCCGACCGCTTGGCTGTCCCGCCTCGGCGACGACGGGTTCGGTCAGCACGTCGCCGCGGTCGCCCGGGCCGCCGGCGTCGACGTGTCCGCGGTGGAGTTCGACCGCACCCGCCCGACCGGCCTCTACGTCAAGACGCCGGGCACCGCGCCGGACGGGTCGCGGCGCTCGGCGATGCTCTACTACCGCGCCGGCTCGGCCGCCTCCGCGCTCTCCCCCGCGTACCTGGAGCGCCCCGAGGTCGCCGCGCTGCTGGGCCGGGCCGGTGTCGTCCACGTCAGCGGCATCACCGCCGGGCTCTCCGACAGCGCGGCGGCCTTCTGCGACGCGCTCCCCGGGAACGCCAGGTTGTCGGTCGACCTGAACTACCGGCCCGCGCTCTGGCGCGACCGCGACGACGCGCCGTTGCGGCGTCTGCTGTCCCGGGCCGACGAGGTGCAGCTCGGCGCCGACGAGGCCACGGCCGTGTTCGGCACCGCCGACCCGGACGCGCTGCTCCGTGCGCTGCCCCGCGCGGCCCGGATCCTGCTCAAGCGGGAGGAGCACGGCGTTCTGGTGCTCGAACCGGGCGCTCCGGTCCGGCACGTCCCCGCGCTGCCGGTGGACGTCGTGGAGCCGGTCGGAGCCGGCGACGCGTTCGCCGCCGGCTACCTGGCCGGGCAGTGGCACGGCCTGGACGTCGTCGACGCGGTGCGGCTCGGGCACCGCTGCGCCGCCGCGGCGCTCACGGTCCGGGAAGACCGGCCGGTCACGCTGCCGGCGTGGGAGGGTCTCGCCGGATGA
- a CDS encoding amino acid deaminase, which produces MRYDAETVGPLGPDRKAVPVTAWGRTAAEFVAGAPGLADLPTPVVTLDDGAVTDNVAVMAGWARAAGVDLAPHGKTTMAPALWRAQLDAGAWGLTVATPWQLAVALTEGVPRVLAAYSVLDPGVLALVSRPRTARVLVWADGVDVVAAMAPHVAGAVEPVDVLVDLGAPGGRTGARSLEAAVAVGRAVVTTPGLRLAGVAGYEGALAHDASPESLDRIRTYLTQLAAVHTALRDLYDPATELVVTAGGSAYFDLVAEALAPLHDPDGRRGQATRVVVRAGAYLAHDDGFYRGISPFARVPGSRNGGGGLRAALHGWVRIISRPEPGLALADGGKRDLPFDEGLPEVQAIRQGGTAATEPLAGAEVTALADQHTFLRLSGDAERLAVGDVVRLGLSHPCTTFDKWSLLPVLDDAHAPQPVVVDVVRTVFG; this is translated from the coding sequence GTGCGTTACGACGCGGAGACGGTCGGCCCACTCGGGCCCGACCGGAAGGCGGTCCCGGTCACGGCCTGGGGCCGCACGGCCGCGGAGTTCGTCGCGGGCGCGCCCGGCCTCGCCGACCTGCCGACGCCGGTGGTGACGCTCGACGACGGCGCGGTCACCGACAACGTCGCGGTGATGGCCGGCTGGGCCCGGGCGGCCGGAGTGGACCTGGCGCCGCACGGCAAGACGACGATGGCCCCCGCGCTCTGGCGCGCACAGCTCGACGCCGGGGCGTGGGGCCTGACCGTCGCGACGCCGTGGCAGCTGGCGGTCGCGCTCACCGAGGGAGTGCCGCGTGTCCTCGCCGCCTACTCGGTGCTCGATCCGGGTGTCCTCGCGCTGGTGTCCCGTCCGCGGACGGCTCGGGTGCTGGTCTGGGCGGACGGCGTGGACGTCGTCGCGGCGATGGCGCCGCACGTCGCCGGTGCGGTGGAGCCGGTCGACGTGCTGGTCGACCTCGGGGCGCCCGGCGGCCGCACCGGTGCCCGCTCGCTGGAGGCCGCGGTCGCGGTCGGCCGTGCGGTGGTCACGACTCCGGGACTCCGCCTCGCCGGGGTCGCCGGGTACGAGGGCGCGCTGGCCCACGACGCGTCGCCGGAGAGCCTGGACCGGATCCGTACCTACCTGACGCAGCTGGCCGCAGTGCACACCGCACTCCGGGACCTCTACGACCCGGCGACCGAACTCGTCGTCACCGCGGGCGGCAGCGCCTACTTCGACCTGGTCGCCGAGGCCCTCGCGCCGCTGCACGACCCGGACGGGCGGCGCGGCCAGGCCACCCGCGTGGTCGTCCGGGCCGGGGCGTACCTCGCCCACGACGACGGTTTCTACCGGGGCATCTCGCCCTTCGCCCGGGTACCCGGCAGCCGGAACGGCGGCGGGGGCTTACGCGCCGCGCTGCACGGCTGGGTCCGAATCATCTCGCGCCCCGAGCCCGGATTGGCGCTGGCCGACGGCGGCAAGCGCGACCTGCCCTTCGACGAGGGACTGCCGGAGGTGCAGGCGATCCGCCAGGGCGGGACCGCCGCCACCGAACCGCTGGCCGGCGCCGAGGTCACCGCGCTCGCCGACCAGCACACGTTCCTCCGGCTCTCCGGCGACGCCGAGCGGCTCGCGGTCGGCGACGTGGTGCGGCTCGGCCTGTCCCACCCGTGCACGACGTTCGACAAGTGGAGCCTGCTGCCGGTGCTCGACGACGCCCACGCGCCGCAGCCGGTCGTGGTCGACGTGGTCCGGACCGTGTTCGGATGA
- a CDS encoding D-aminoacylase — protein MNTVRTAIRGATIVDGTGAPAYRGDALFADGRIAALGRVDPVAGARELDADGLVLAPGFIDMHAHSDLAVLTDPQHLAKTTQGVTTEVVGQDGLSYAPVDDVTLPILSAQLAGWNGVPADVGWRSVGEYLDRVDAGAAVNVCYLVPQGSVRMMVVGTDGRPATPAELDRMAELVRDGLADGAVGMSSGLTYVPGMFADTDELVALCRVVAAAGGFYAPHQRSYGRGALAAYAEMVDVARRSGVALHLTHATMNFEVNRGRAGELLALVDAALADGVDVTLDSYPYLPASTTLAALLPSWSATGGPEATLSRLADPAAVARVREALEVTGSDGNHGVVVDWDTVQIAGVRNPALSGCVGATIAEIAAGTARQPFEAFVDVLRRDRLGTTILLHVGHEAAVREIMRHPRHCVGSDGLLIGARPHPRAWGTFPRYLGHYVREEAVLGLEECVARMTSRPAARLGLTDHGVLRVGAVADAVLFDPATVAAGATFDAPRRPAVGIPHVWVAGVPVIDDGRRTDALPGRALRRERAA, from the coding sequence ATGAACACCGTCCGGACCGCGATCCGCGGCGCCACGATCGTCGACGGCACGGGTGCCCCCGCCTACCGCGGTGACGCGCTCTTCGCCGACGGGCGGATCGCGGCGCTGGGGCGGGTGGATCCGGTCGCCGGTGCACGGGAACTCGACGCAGACGGCCTCGTGCTCGCGCCCGGTTTCATCGACATGCACGCCCACTCCGACCTGGCCGTGCTCACCGACCCCCAGCACCTGGCGAAAACCACCCAGGGCGTCACCACCGAGGTCGTGGGCCAGGACGGGCTGAGTTACGCCCCGGTCGACGACGTCACGCTGCCGATCCTCTCCGCGCAGCTGGCCGGGTGGAACGGCGTCCCCGCGGACGTGGGATGGCGCAGCGTCGGCGAGTACCTCGACCGGGTGGACGCCGGGGCGGCGGTCAACGTCTGTTACCTCGTGCCGCAGGGCAGCGTCCGGATGATGGTCGTCGGCACCGACGGCCGGCCGGCGACGCCGGCCGAGCTCGACCGGATGGCCGAGCTGGTGCGGGACGGCCTCGCCGACGGCGCGGTCGGGATGTCCAGCGGCCTGACGTACGTGCCGGGCATGTTCGCCGACACCGACGAACTGGTCGCGCTGTGCCGGGTGGTCGCCGCGGCGGGTGGGTTCTACGCGCCGCACCAGCGGTCCTACGGCCGGGGCGCGCTGGCCGCGTACGCCGAGATGGTCGACGTCGCCCGTCGCAGCGGCGTCGCGCTGCACCTCACCCACGCGACGATGAACTTCGAGGTCAACCGCGGCCGCGCGGGGGAGCTGCTGGCACTGGTGGACGCCGCACTCGCCGACGGCGTCGACGTGACGCTGGACAGCTACCCCTACCTGCCGGCCTCGACGACGCTCGCCGCGCTGCTGCCCAGCTGGTCGGCGACGGGCGGCCCGGAGGCGACGCTGTCCCGGCTCGCCGACCCCGCCGCCGTGGCCAGGGTCCGGGAGGCGCTGGAGGTCACCGGCTCCGACGGCAACCACGGCGTCGTCGTCGACTGGGACACGGTGCAGATCGCCGGCGTGCGGAACCCCGCGCTGTCCGGCTGCGTCGGCGCGACGATCGCCGAGATCGCGGCCGGTACCGCCCGGCAGCCGTTCGAGGCCTTCGTCGACGTGCTCCGCCGCGACCGGCTCGGCACCACGATCCTGCTGCACGTCGGCCACGAGGCGGCGGTCCGGGAGATCATGCGGCACCCGAGGCACTGTGTCGGCAGCGACGGCCTGCTGATCGGCGCCCGCCCGCATCCCCGCGCGTGGGGCACGTTCCCCCGCTACCTCGGCCACTACGTGCGCGAGGAGGCGGTGCTCGGCCTCGAGGAGTGCGTCGCCCGGATGACCTCGCGGCCGGCGGCCCGGCTCGGGCTGACCGACCATGGCGTGCTCCGGGTCGGTGCGGTCGCCGACGCGGTGCTGTTCGACCCGGCGACGGTCGCGGCCGGGGCCACGTTCGACGCTCCGCGGCGGCCGGCGGTCGGCATTCCGCACGTCTGGGTCGCCGGGGTGCCGGTGATCGACGACGGCCGCCGCACCGACGCCCTGCCCGGCCGTGCGCTGCGCCGGGAGCGTGCCGCGTGA
- a CDS encoding bifunctional 4-hydroxy-2-oxoglutarate aldolase/2-dehydro-3-deoxy-phosphogluconate aldolase, with protein MSALEVMFADRVVCVVRAPVLPDAPALCRALADGGIRSVELTFTTPDVCAHLTAAAAVPGVVVGVGTVLTASDAEAAVEAGARFLVTPGVLPAVAAVARDAGVPFLMGALTPTEVLAAASLGAAAVKVFPASAFGPRYLRELHGPYPDLRLVPSGGITASNAPEYLAAGAAAVTAGTGVVPPDVVRAADWPTITRHAREFVASTRVQSHES; from the coding sequence GTGAGCGCGCTGGAGGTGATGTTCGCCGATCGGGTGGTGTGCGTCGTCCGTGCTCCCGTCCTGCCGGATGCGCCCGCACTCTGCCGCGCGCTCGCCGACGGGGGCATCCGCAGCGTCGAGCTGACGTTCACGACGCCGGACGTGTGCGCCCACCTCACCGCGGCCGCGGCGGTGCCGGGCGTCGTGGTCGGCGTGGGCACCGTGCTCACCGCGTCGGACGCCGAGGCCGCGGTGGAGGCCGGAGCGCGATTCCTGGTGACGCCGGGGGTGCTGCCCGCGGTGGCCGCCGTGGCGCGGGACGCGGGTGTGCCGTTCCTGATGGGGGCGCTGACCCCGACCGAGGTACTGGCGGCGGCGTCGCTCGGGGCGGCGGCGGTCAAGGTGTTCCCGGCCTCCGCGTTCGGGCCGCGCTACCTCCGCGAACTGCACGGTCCCTACCCGGACCTGCGGCTGGTGCCCTCCGGCGGGATCACGGCGTCCAACGCGCCCGAGTACCTGGCCGCCGGAGCGGCCGCCGTCACCGCCGGGACCGGCGTGGTCCCGCCCGACGTCGTGCGCGCCGCCGACTGGCCCACGATCACCCGGCACGCGCGCGAGTTCGTCGCGTCGACGCGTGTGCAGTCGCACGAGTCATAG
- a CDS encoding sensor histidine kinase → MRARTIDLLVAAAVAVPVAGQIVSAGPGNVDALGIAFNTGTVVPLIWRRTAPFAIALIVMSMGLLTSAYEQPGQQLQYGALVATYTVADLAPRPWQRWSVLLGQCVLIPPGAIWIKHNTLPEFLFTLLLPIAAWMLGTVARLHRERADALAARAAELERQRSADAARAAAEERARIARDMHDVLAHAVSVMVVQAEAGPLVVRSDPDRAERVFDAIAASGRDAMAQLRRSLGVLRTAGDTPALAPQPTVAAIPALADRVRDTGLRVVVDVVGEPGPLPADAELAAYRIVQEGLTNTVKHAAATSAAVTLTWREDGLAVAVRDDGRGGPPSSGGQGLINIAERAAACGGSASAGPVEGGFLVTAWLPR, encoded by the coding sequence GTGCGCGCCCGGACGATCGACCTGCTGGTGGCGGCCGCCGTTGCGGTTCCGGTCGCCGGGCAGATCGTCAGCGCGGGCCCCGGCAACGTGGACGCGCTCGGCATCGCGTTCAACACCGGCACGGTCGTCCCGCTGATCTGGCGCCGCACCGCGCCGTTCGCGATCGCGCTGATCGTGATGTCGATGGGCCTGCTCACCTCGGCCTACGAGCAGCCCGGCCAGCAACTGCAGTACGGGGCGCTGGTCGCCACCTACACGGTGGCCGACCTCGCTCCCCGGCCCTGGCAACGGTGGAGCGTGCTGCTCGGGCAGTGCGTGCTGATCCCGCCCGGCGCGATCTGGATCAAGCACAACACGCTGCCCGAGTTCCTGTTCACGCTGCTGCTGCCGATCGCCGCCTGGATGCTCGGCACGGTGGCCCGCCTGCACCGGGAGCGGGCCGACGCGCTGGCCGCCCGGGCGGCCGAGCTGGAGCGCCAGCGCAGCGCCGACGCCGCCCGCGCGGCCGCCGAGGAGCGCGCCCGGATCGCCAGGGACATGCACGACGTGCTGGCCCACGCGGTCAGCGTGATGGTGGTGCAGGCCGAGGCCGGCCCGCTGGTGGTGCGGTCGGACCCGGACCGGGCCGAGCGGGTCTTCGACGCGATCGCGGCCTCCGGACGCGACGCGATGGCGCAGCTGCGGCGATCGCTCGGCGTCCTCCGTACGGCGGGCGACACGCCCGCGCTCGCGCCGCAGCCGACGGTCGCCGCGATCCCGGCCCTGGCCGACCGGGTCCGGGACACCGGCCTGCGCGTGGTGGTCGACGTCGTCGGCGAGCCGGGGCCGTTGCCCGCGGACGCCGAGCTCGCGGCGTACCGCATCGTCCAGGAAGGACTGACGAACACCGTGAAGCACGCCGCCGCGACGTCGGCGGCGGTCACGCTGACCTGGCGGGAGGACGGGCTGGCCGTCGCGGTCCGGGACGACGGCCGGGGCGGGCCGCCCAGCTCCGGCGGGCAGGGGCTGATCAACATCGCCGAGCGGGCCGCGGCGTGCGGTGGTTCCGCGTCCGCCGGTCCGGTCGAGGGCGGGTTCCTGGTAACGGCGTGGCTGCCCCGATGA
- a CDS encoding response regulator transcription factor translates to MTIRIVVADDQELVRSGFTMILDAQPDFTVVAEAGDGEAAVAAAYEHAPDVVLLDVRMPGLDGLGAARRICAGTTAKVIMLTTFDQDDYVYDALAAGASGFLLKDLRRDDLVHAVRVVAAGEALLAPTVTRRLIAELTRVRARGHVTPSRLAVLTPREQETLALLGRGLSNGEIAAALVVSEHTVKTHVSNVLAKLGLRDRIQAVIAAYETGLVVPGA, encoded by the coding sequence ATGACGATTCGCATCGTGGTCGCGGACGACCAGGAGCTCGTACGCAGCGGGTTCACGATGATCCTGGACGCGCAGCCCGACTTCACGGTGGTGGCCGAGGCGGGGGACGGCGAGGCCGCGGTCGCCGCCGCGTACGAACACGCGCCCGACGTCGTCCTGCTCGACGTGCGGATGCCGGGGCTGGACGGGCTGGGCGCCGCGCGCCGGATCTGCGCCGGGACCACCGCCAAGGTCATCATGCTGACCACGTTCGACCAGGACGACTACGTCTACGACGCGCTCGCCGCCGGAGCGAGCGGGTTCCTGCTCAAGGACCTGCGCCGGGACGACCTGGTGCACGCGGTGCGGGTGGTCGCCGCCGGAGAGGCGCTGCTCGCGCCCACCGTCACCCGCCGACTGATCGCCGAGCTCACCCGAGTACGGGCTCGGGGCCACGTGACGCCGTCCCGGCTGGCCGTGTTGACGCCGCGCGAGCAGGAGACGCTCGCGCTGCTCGGCCGGGGGCTGTCGAACGGCGAGATCGCGGCGGCGCTGGTGGTCAGCGAGCACACGGTGAAGACGCACGTCAGCAACGTCCTGGCCAAGCTCGGGCTCCGCGACCGCATCCAAGCAGTGATCGCCGCCTACGAGACGGGCCTGGTCGTCCCGGGCGCGTGA
- a CDS encoding ATP-binding cassette domain-containing protein: protein MTDSTLQFDGTTKRYGEVLALDDLSFEVRPGEIFGFVGSNGAGKTTAMRIALGVLSADAGTVRWRGEPITLEMARRIGYMPEERGLYPKMSVADQLEYLARLHGMSRADARAATVEWTDRLGLTERRRSEVGALSLGNQQRVQLAAALLHGPELLVLDEPFSGLDPVAVDVMSSVLAERAAAGVPVLFSSHQLDLVQRLCDRVGIIRSGRLVACDTVDALRSTERQLTVDVRGPWDPALPGVRVVHSEGTRHVLELADDVDDQDVLRAALAAGPVTEFRPNRPTLTELFRTVVTDEGATS, encoded by the coding sequence ATGACCGACAGCACGCTGCAGTTCGACGGCACGACGAAACGCTACGGCGAGGTCCTCGCGCTCGACGACCTCTCGTTCGAGGTCCGCCCCGGCGAGATCTTCGGATTCGTCGGCAGCAACGGCGCCGGGAAGACGACCGCGATGCGGATCGCGCTCGGCGTGCTGTCGGCGGACGCCGGGACGGTCCGGTGGCGGGGCGAGCCGATCACGCTCGAGATGGCCCGCCGCATCGGCTACATGCCGGAGGAGCGCGGGCTCTACCCGAAGATGAGCGTCGCCGACCAGCTGGAGTACCTCGCCCGCCTGCACGGGATGAGCCGCGCCGACGCCCGCGCGGCCACCGTCGAGTGGACCGACCGGCTCGGGCTCACCGAGCGTCGGCGCAGCGAGGTCGGGGCACTGAGCCTGGGCAACCAGCAGCGCGTGCAGCTGGCCGCGGCGCTGCTGCACGGCCCGGAACTGCTCGTCCTCGACGAACCGTTCTCCGGCCTCGACCCGGTCGCGGTCGACGTGATGAGCAGCGTGCTCGCCGAGCGCGCCGCGGCGGGCGTCCCGGTGCTGTTCTCCAGCCACCAGCTCGACCTGGTGCAGCGGCTCTGCGACCGGGTCGGCATCATCCGCTCCGGCCGGCTGGTCGCGTGCGACACCGTGGACGCGCTGCGCAGCACCGAGCGCCAGCTCACCGTCGACGTCCGCGGACCGTGGGACCCGGCGCTGCCCGGCGTCCGGGTCGTGCACAGCGAGGGCACCCGGCACGTGCTCGAACTCGCCGACGACGTCGACGACCAGGACGTCCTCCGCGCGGCGCTCGCCGCCGGCCCGGTCACGGAGTTCCGCCCGAACCGGCCGACGCTCACCGAGCTGTTCCGCACGGTCGTCACCGACGAGGGAGCCACCAGTTGA
- a CDS encoding ABC transporter permease — MNTASVVWLIAARELRTRLKAKSFVIGTLALLAAITGYLALSAWLASSSGPVIGLSGSAAQLRPAIEAVAESLDEDLEVRIVDDANDGRREVRDGDLDALIVGSASAPTAVVDEDLDDTARGILTAVLQQRALQTELQRAGADPDAVVRAVAAAEIRIDALSESDPLEGERLVLAGVAMTLLYIALITYGSGVAQGVVEEKTSRVVELLLATVRPWHLLLGKILGIGLVGLVQLVILGGVGLIGASVAGQLTLPAAGVGTFVSLLGWYLLGFFLFASLFAAAGALVSRFEDMQSVISPLIMLLAIVFVVGLNLLIRDPRSEIVEVLSMIPPFTTILMPARGALGVAPVWQTVVAIVLTLIALAVTVRLAGAVYERGVLHTGSRLSLRAALRR; from the coding sequence TTGAACACCGCGTCCGTCGTCTGGCTGATCGCCGCCCGGGAGCTGCGGACCCGGCTGAAGGCCAAGTCGTTCGTGATCGGCACGCTCGCCCTGCTGGCCGCGATCACCGGGTACCTCGCGCTGAGCGCCTGGCTGGCCAGCTCGTCCGGCCCGGTGATCGGGCTCTCCGGCTCGGCCGCGCAGCTTCGCCCGGCGATCGAGGCCGTCGCCGAGAGTCTCGACGAGGACCTCGAGGTCCGGATCGTCGACGACGCGAACGACGGTCGCCGGGAGGTCCGGGACGGTGACCTCGACGCGCTGATCGTCGGCTCGGCGTCCGCCCCGACCGCGGTGGTGGACGAGGATCTCGACGACACCGCCCGTGGCATCCTCACCGCCGTCCTCCAGCAGCGCGCGCTCCAAACCGAGCTGCAGCGCGCCGGGGCCGACCCGGACGCCGTCGTCCGGGCGGTCGCCGCGGCCGAGATCCGAATCGACGCACTGAGCGAATCCGATCCGCTGGAGGGCGAGCGGCTGGTCCTCGCCGGGGTCGCGATGACGCTGCTCTACATCGCGCTGATCACCTACGGCAGCGGCGTGGCGCAGGGCGTCGTCGAGGAGAAGACCAGCCGGGTGGTGGAGTTGCTGCTGGCCACGGTCCGCCCCTGGCACCTGCTGCTGGGCAAGATCCTCGGCATCGGACTGGTGGGGCTGGTCCAGCTGGTGATTCTCGGCGGGGTCGGCCTGATCGGGGCGTCGGTCGCGGGCCAGCTCACGCTGCCGGCCGCCGGGGTCGGGACGTTCGTGTCGCTGCTCGGCTGGTACCTGCTCGGGTTCTTCCTGTTCGCGTCGCTGTTCGCGGCGGCCGGTGCGCTGGTGTCCCGGTTCGAGGACATGCAGAGCGTCATCTCGCCGCTGATCATGCTGCTGGCGATCGTCTTCGTGGTCGGGCTGAACCTGCTGATCCGGGATCCGCGCAGCGAGATCGTCGAGGTGCTCTCGATGATTCCGCCGTTCACCACGATCCTCATGCCCGCCCGCGGCGCGCTCGGCGTCGCCCCGGTCTGGCAGACCGTGGTCGCGATCGTCCTGACGCTGATCGCGCTGGCGGTGACGGTCCGGCTCGCCGGTGCGGTGTACGAGCGCGGGGTGCTGCACACCGGGTCCCGCCTGTCGCTGCGGGCGGCCCTCCGCCGGTGA
- a CDS encoding DUF2834 domain-containing protein, producing MCPVEFTRASRRRQTLYAAFLVAGLVLPYRHAVPWLADHGPDVPRFALELFATPISSFFALDVLVTAALLLTVAAVDERLRRRDRALVAAGSLAGASVGLPLYLLLRERAHRTPTGAVSGRPPLARR from the coding sequence GTGTGCCCGGTCGAGTTCACCCGAGCCTCCCGGCGGCGGCAGACCCTCTACGCCGCGTTCCTGGTCGCCGGGCTGGTGCTCCCCTACCGGCACGCGGTGCCGTGGCTGGCCGACCACGGACCGGACGTCCCCCGGTTCGCCCTGGAGCTGTTCGCCACGCCGATCAGCAGCTTCTTCGCCCTCGACGTCCTGGTGACCGCCGCGCTGCTGCTGACCGTCGCCGCCGTGGACGAGCGGCTCCGGAGGCGCGACCGCGCGCTGGTCGCCGCGGGCTCCCTGGCCGGCGCCTCCGTAGGCCTGCCCCTGTACCTCCTGCTCCGAGAACGAGCCCACCGCACACCGACGGGTGCTGTTTCGGGAAGGCCACCTCTCGCGCGTCGCTGA
- a CDS encoding TetR/AcrR family transcriptional regulator — protein MQTADNRERTAMARVSSDDRRQQLVAAALAVLAEDGPAAVTTRRVAERAGAPLATVHYAFRNKDELLQATVDAVMTSFATALRESVRPERGLRDAVADCLRGYWGWVRDHEDLALASIEILAGGLRAGGTATAALAAAGDLLVGWFSEAVGHDPAPPRVPVADLARLTLVAAEGLTLIYLAHRDAVAAEADLARIIAALQAQL, from the coding sequence GTGCAGACGGCGGACAACAGGGAACGGACGGCGATGGCACGGGTCAGCAGCGACGATCGGCGGCAGCAACTGGTCGCGGCGGCGCTCGCGGTGCTCGCCGAGGACGGCCCGGCAGCGGTCACGACGAGACGCGTGGCGGAGCGGGCCGGTGCTCCGCTGGCGACCGTCCACTATGCGTTCCGGAACAAGGACGAGCTGCTCCAGGCCACTGTCGACGCAGTGATGACGTCGTTCGCCACGGCACTGCGCGAGAGCGTCCGTCCCGAGCGTGGGTTGCGGGACGCCGTCGCCGACTGCCTGCGCGGATACTGGGGCTGGGTCCGGGACCACGAGGATCTCGCGCTGGCGTCGATCGAGATCCTCGCCGGCGGACTCCGAGCGGGTGGGACCGCCACTGCCGCACTCGCCGCCGCGGGTGACCTACTGGTCGGCTGGTTCTCCGAGGCGGTGGGGCACGACCCGGCGCCGCCGCGCGTCCCGGTCGCGGACCTCGCGCGGCTCACCCTGGTGGCCGCCGAAGGGCTGACGCTGATCTACCTCGCCCACCGGGATGCGGTCGCCGCGGAAGCCGACCTTGCCCGGATCATCGCCGCGCTCCAGGCGCAGCTCTGA